One Candidatus Eisenbacteria bacterium genomic window carries:
- a CDS encoding HAMP domain-containing sensor histidine kinase has protein sequence MERSYDLVNLVETLLSFTTINAEELNLSKETIDLESYLPLLIDPMIKSEKDRKIELSVDCQRGIKLDINRVYFDLIIRNLIENANKFNDKEVIKIVLTVNQLPGVIEISVSDNGPGIPPEEKEKIFEKFYQVEKYFVGQVDGLGLGLALAKRLVNAYGGQIQVKSELGKGSTFSFTLPAHS, from the coding sequence ATGGAGCGGTCCTATGACCTTGTCAACCTGGTAGAAACATTGTTGAGTTTTACTACGATAAATGCTGAAGAGCTTAACCTGTCAAAGGAAACAATTGATTTAGAGTCTTATTTACCCTTGCTAATCGATCCTATGATTAAGTCAGAAAAAGATAGAAAGATAGAACTAAGTGTTGATTGCCAGCGAGGAATAAAATTAGATATAAATAGAGTTTATTTTGACCTTATCATCAGGAACCTCATAGAGAATGCTAATAAGTTTAATGATAAGGAGGTAATTAAGATTGTACTTACAGTAAATCAACTGCCTGGGGTCATAGAGATTTCGGTTTCTGATAATGGTCCTGGCATACCTCCTGAAGAGAAGGAGAAGATATTTGAAAAATTTTATCAGGTAGAGAAATATTTTGTCGGACAGGTAGATGGCTTGGGATTGGGTTTGGCGCTTGCAAAGCGATTGGTAAATGCGTATGGCGGCCAAATACAGGTAAAGTCAGAACTCGGTAAAGGTTCTACCTTCAGTTTTACGCTTCCCGCACATTCTTAG